CGTCGAGCGCCATCTTGGCGGTGAGCATGGCGATGTCGACCTCGTCGCGCTGGAGCGCCTGGCCGAGCGATTCGTACGATGTGACCGAGAACCCCGTGACCGGCCGTCCGATGGCGCGGCCCATGTCGGCCAGCAGCGGCGCCCACCGGTCGCGCGACTCGACCGCGCCCCCGAAGGGCAGGATGCCAAAGCGCAGCGGGGTCGGCGACGACGCCACCGGCCGCGCACCGCCTTGCGCCCACGCGGCGCCGGCCCACGCCAGCGACAACGCGCACGCGCATCGGCACAGCGCGATGCGCCGGGTCGGCATGGTGTGACGCGAGGCCGGGCGGCTAGCGCTCGGCACGCAAGGCTTCCCGCTGCTCGGCATAGCTGCTCTCGATGCGCTGCAGGCGCGCCTGCTTGGCCGCCTCGTTGACCCACTGCGCGGTGTTCGCGTTCTGCTTGGCCAGCTGGTAGGCCAGCGTCGCCGCGGGCAGCAGCGAGCTGTTGTCGGCGGCGACGAAGCCGGCGAGGTCGTGAAGGGCCTTGAGGTAGCCACGTTCGGTGTCGCCGCGCGGCCCGGCGCTGCGCGCGTAGTCGACCAGGAAGGCCTGCACCTTGCGCCGGAACTCGGGTGGGTCGTCGCGCCGCACCACGATCTGCGCATGCGGAATGATGTCCGACTCCCAGATCACCTGCAGGCGCGCGGCCTCCGCCGGGAACTGCAACCGGAAGCGTTCGAAATCGGCCGAGTTGTTGGTGGCGACGTCGGCCTCGCCGTTGGCCACGGCCAGGGCGGTGAATTGGTGCGTACCCACCACCTCGCTCAGGAAGCGGGTTTCCATCGCGATGTGGTTGGGCAGGAAGAGCTGAAGCTGCGGCACGATGAAACCCGAGACCGAGCGGCTCTCGCCCCGCGCCAGGCGCCAGCGCTCAGGCTCGGCCAGCAGTCCCTTGAGCGTGGTGAAGGGGCCGGTCTTGCGCGTGAGCAGCAGCGCACGGTAGCCCGGCAAGCCATCGTGCCGCGTGACCTGCGCCACCACACGCATGCCGCGCTGGGTGACGGCATCGAGCGCCATGCGCCCCGACAGGAAGGCCATGTCGACCTCGTTGCGCTGGATCGCCTGCTCCAGCGCCTCGTACGAGGTGACCGACAGCACCCGGATCGGCCGCCCGACGGCGCGGCTGAGATCGGCCAGCACCGGGTCCCAGTCGTTGCGCGATTCGAAGGCGCCGCCCAGCGGCAGGATCCCGAAGCGCAGCGGCACCGGTGCCGCACTGCCACCCTGCGCCCAGGCGCCGGCCTGACACGCCACCGCCAGCAGTACGGTAGCGAGCGCGCGCCACACCGCTTGCGAACCGTCGCGGCGGCCCCCAGAGGTCGTGAAGCGGAGGGAATCTGCAGACATCGGACGGGAAGACGGGGTCCGCCAAACGGCGGACTGGTCAATGCAGAGTGTCAGGAACACAATTAGAAACCAACTCTGCGCCAGTTTTGTGACCTTTTTCACTGCGTCATGGCCGCCGTTCATCCATTGAACACGGAAACCGCCCCGGACAGCGCGCACCCGCCGCCCTGGCATTGGCGCGTCCTGCATTGCCTGGCGCACCTGTCGCTGGCGCAGCAGCTGATCCTGCTGGCGGTGCTGCCGGCCACCGTCGCGACGCTGGCCGCGATCGCCGTGCTCACGCGCCAGCACCTGGACAACGTGACCGAACTGATGCGCGCCAATGCCCAGACGGTGGCGCTGCAGGTGGCCACCGTGGCCCAGGGGCCCCTGGTGCACATGGACCGCCGGGCGCTGCTGCGCATCGCCCAGTCGGGCACTTACCAGCCCCACGTGCAGCAGGTGCAGATCTGGTCCGACGACGGCGAGATCGTCGCCAATTCCGAGACCACCGACCGCGCCCGCGCCGAGGGGCTGCAGGTGGTGGTGCCGGTCCCGGCCGAGGACGGCCGCCGTGCCGGGCAGGTGATGGTCGAGATCAGCCTGGACGCGGTGGAGCGTGCCCGGCGTTCGGTCGGCATCAACGTGATCCTGGTGCTGGCGGCGGCGCTGTTCGGTGTGGGCCTGTCCGGCTGGTGGGCCGCCAGGCGCATCAGCGCGCCCATCGGCGCGCTGGGCGAAGCGGTCGACCGCCTGGGCGCGGGCGAGGAAGCGAGCGTGGCGGTCGAGGGCACGGCCGAGGTACGGCGCCTGCAGAGCGGCTTCAACCAGGCGGCCGGCGCGCTGGCCGAGAGCCGGCGCCTGCTGGAAAGCCGCATTGCGGATGCCATCGCCGAGCTCGCGCACAAGAACCAGCAACTCGAGGTGGCGAGCCAGGCCAAGACGCGCCTCCTGGCTGCGGCCAGCCACGACCTGCGCCAGCCGCTGCACGCGCTCACGCTGTTTTCCGACGGCCTGGCCAACGGCGAAACCGATCCGGTGCGGCTGCAGCGCATCGGCCACATCCGCGAATGCGTGGAATCGCTCGACCGGCTCTTCTCCGAACTGCTCGATCTGTCGCAGCTCGACGCCGGCGTGCTGCAGCCGCAGTGGTCGGACTTTCCGCTCGACCGGCTGTTCGACGAGATCAGCCGCAACTTCCGCGCGGTGGCCGAGGCGCAGAACCTGCGGCTGGTGGTGCGCAAGACCGACGTGTGGGTGCGCTGCGACTACGTGATGCTCTCGCGCATCCTCAACAACCTGGTGTCGAATTCGCTGCGCCACACCCACGAAGGCGGCGTGCTGATCGGCGCGCGCCTGCGCGGCAACGGCGTGCGCATCGACGTGGCCGACACCGGCGTGGGCATCGCGGCGCAGCACCAGTCGCGGGTGTTCGAGGAGTTCTTCCAGATCGATGCGCACAACCGGTCTGGCGAGCGCGGCGGCCGCGGCATGGGCCTGGGCCTGGCCACGGTGCAGCGGCTCGCGGGCTTGCTCAACACCTGCGTCGAGCTCAGTTCGCGGCCGGGTCGCGGCACCTGCGTACGCGTGCTGGTGCGCCGCATCGCACCGGTCCTCACGCCACCGGTGATCGCGACGCCCGGCCTCGTCGACGAGGCCGGGCCGTGCCTGGAGGGCGTGCGCGTGCTGGTCATCGACGACGAGCGCACCATCCTCGAGGGCCTGCAGGTCGCGCTGTCGAGCTGGGGAGCCGAGGTGATGGCGGCGCAGAGCCGGGCCGAGGCGCTGGCGCTGGCCGACACCTGGACCCAGCCGCCGGACGTGGTGGTGAGCGACCTGCTGCTGCAAGGTGGCGACAACGGGCTGGACGTGCTGGCTGCGTTGCAGCGCCATCCGCGCGGCATCGGGGCCACCACCGCGCGCCTGCTGGTGACCGGCGAGACCAAGCCCGACCGCCTGCGCGAAGTGGCGGCCTCGGGCGTGGCCGTGCTTTACAAGCCGGTCTCGCCCCGGGTGCTGCGCCAGGCGATGCACGCACAGCTGGCCCGGGCGCGGCAGAACCTCTAGGGGCTGGGCCCGTGCCGGCCACCCACCACCGGCTATGCCGTTCGCGCTAGGCCGATCGGCCGACCGTCTGTGAACAGCATCACAGTACGGACCGGTGCCGGGGGCGGACATAAGCCCTCTGCCTTATCGCGCCGCAAGAGACGGCTCCGTACATTGGGCAGTCCCTTCTTCGCTGCGCATGCAGTCCCCTTCGTGACCCTTCTTCTCCCCTGCCTTCGCGCGCTGCGCGTGGCCCTGTGGTGCCTGGGGCCAATGTGTGCCGTGCTGTTCGCCCACCACGCGACGGCGGTCGGCCTCACGGTGCTGCTGGCCGACGACTCGGCGCCGCACGCCGAGTTCGCGCGCCAGATGCGCGCCACGATCGACGATGCACCCGTCACCATCGCCGTCGGCATGGCGGCGGCACGCGCGGCCATCGCCCGGCCGGGCGTCGAGCCGCTGCTGCTGGCGATGCTGACCCAGCTCGACTACGAAAGCCTGCGCGGCGACCCCGGCCTGCTGCGGGCCGACCGCCGCGTCGGCGTGCTGCTGCGCGACCCGGCAATGGCCGACCAGCTGGCGCTGATCGACGCGGTGCTGCCGCAGAAGCGGCGCCTCGGTGTGGTCGCCACGGTCGAATCCGCGCCGCTGGTGCGCGAGCTCGAACGCGCCGCCGCAGGCTGGGACCTGAAGGTGCAGTACGCCCCCGACCCGACAGCGCTGGCGGCCGCGCTGCGCCTGGTGGTGGCCCGCAGCGACGCGCTGATGGTGCTGCCCGACCGCATCGGCGACAGCCAGGCCGCAACGCTCGCCGTGCTGCACGCCGGCGCCGGCGCCACGCTGCCGGTGTTCGGCGCGAGCGACGGGCTGGTGCGCTCCGGCGGGCTCGCGGCAGCGGTGTCGACGCCGACCCAGTTGGCCACGCAGGCGCGCGCCATCGTGCAGAAGCTCCAGCGCGGCGCCGGGGGCGTCGTGCTGGTGGAGGCGGCGACGCCGGCGACCGTGCGGGTCAACATCACGGTGGCGCGCGGGCTGGGCCTGCGCCTGCCCGACGAACGCGAACTGACCGAACGGGTGACGGCACCGCGATGATGCGCACCAGCAGCCGCCTCCTGCCACCGGTGCGAGTGCCCTTGCACGCGATGGTCGACAGTCCGTCCGAACGCGCCTCGCTGCCCGACACCGTGCGCCCGCTGCAGGTGCGCGGCAGCCTTCGGCGCGACCTGCTGCGCCTGGGCATCGGCCCGTGCGCCGTGCTGGCCGTGGCGCTGACGGCGTGGTTCACGCATGGACGCCTGGCAACGCTCGACGCCGCCTTCGACGCGGAAGGCCAGGCCGTGGCGCAGCAGGTGGCGGCGATGTCCGACCTGAGCCTCTACGCCGGCGACCTGCCCGCCCTGCAAAACGTGGCCAACGCCGCACTGCGCGGCAGCCAGGTGGCGCGCATCGAGATCAGCAACAGCGCCGGCGTGTATGTCACGGCCGGTCCACCGGCCGCGACCGCCGGCACCGCGCTGCGGGTGTTCACCGCGCCGGTCACGCTGCGCGAGGCCTCGCGGGCCAGTGCCTTCGCGCCGGCCGGCTCCACCGCCGGCGCCACGCCCATCGGCCTGGTGCAGGCCTTCCGCGACTCGACCGCGCATGCACGGGAACGCACCCGATCGCTGATGGCCGGCATCGGCATCGCGCTGATCGCGTTGCTGGCGGCCTGGGCGGCCGTGCGGCACATGGCCCGCGCCGTGGCCCAGCCGCTGCGCCGCATCTCGCGCACCGTGGCTGCGCTGGAAGCCGGGCACTTCGAGGCGCGTTGCGACGTGGTGGGCGAGCCGATCCCTGTGACGTCCGCTGCGGGCCAGCACGAACTCGCTGCGCTGGCCGGCGACATCAACCGGCTGGCCGAGCGGCTGCAGCACAACCAGCAGGTCAGCGAAGAACGCGTGCGCGAAGCCACGGCCGTCGCGCTGCAGCGCATGGCCGAAGCCGAGCAGGCCGCCCTGTCGCGCGCCCGCTTCCTTGCCGCCGCCAGCCACGACCTGCGCCAGCCGCTGCATGCGATGGGCCTCTTCATCGACGGCCTGCTCCCGAGCGCGAGCGAGGCGCAGCGCCCCGCCGTGCTGCGGCTGCAGGAAGGCACCGCCTTCATGGGTGTGCTGCTCGACGACCTGCTGGAGATCTCGCGCCTCGATGCGCAGGTGCTCACGCCGGCCATCTCCGCACTGTCGCTCGCAGCGCTGTTCGACCCGGTCGCCGCGCAGCACGCCGCCGCAGCGACCGAAGCACAGGTGCGGCTGATCTGGGACGACCGCGGCCTGGCCGTGCGCAGCGACGCGGCACTGCTGCAGCGCATCGTCAGCAACCTCGTGAGCAATGCGATCCGCCATGCACCGCCCGGCGGCACCGTGCTGGTGACGGCGCGCCGACGGGCCGGCGGCGTGCGCATCGAGGTGCGCGACAACGGCGTGGGTATCGCGCCCATCCACCAGGCGCGGATCTTCGAAGAGTTCTACCAGGTGGCCAACACCGAACGCGACCGCCGCCAGGGCTTCGGCCTCGGCCTGGCGATCTGCGCGCGCATCGCGGCCCTGCTGGGCACGCGCATCACGCTGCGCTCGGGGCTGCAGGCCGGCAGCACCTTCGCGCTGCTCTTGCCCGAAGTCCCGCTCGCCCATGTCGCGCCGCCCGCGCCCGAACCGGCGGCGCCGGCCCCCATGGCGGGCCTGCGCTGCCTGGTGGTCGACGACGACCCGGCCATCCTCGACGGCAGCCGCGCGCTGCTCACGCAGTGGGGCTGCCATGTCGACACGGCCGACTCGGTGGCCGCCGCCATCGCCTGCCTCGACATGCCCGGCGTGGCCTACGACGCCGTGCTGTGCGACCTGCAGCTCGCCGACGAGGACGACGGCATGGCCGTCATCGACGCCGCGCGCCAGCTGCAGCCGGACGCGCTCTCGGTGCTGGTCTCGGGCGCCACCGGCCCCGAGGTGCTGCGCCGCATCCGCCACGGCGGCGTGACGCTGCTGACCAAGCCGGTCGCACCGGCCAAGTTGCGGGCGTTGCTGTCGACAAGGCGGCGGGTGGGGTAAGCACCGTGAGGGCAGGGGCGGCGGCGCGCGCTCGCGCGAGGCACACTCTGCCGCCATGTCTTTCGATTCCGACGACTTCCTGGCCATGGCCCGGCGCAACCCCGTCAACGTCGCGTTGCTGGCGCGGCTGCGCGCGCTCGCCCTCCCCCAGTGCCACCTGACGGCCGGCTGCCTGTTCCAGGCCGTGTGGAACCTGCGCACGGGCCGTGCGGCGGACGCCGGCGTCAAGGACTACGACGTCTTCTACTTCGACGACAGCGACCTGTCGTGGGAGGCGGAAGACGCCGCGATCCGGCGCGTGCAGGCAGCGACCGCCGACCTGGGCGTGACGGTCGAGGTCAGGAACCAGGCGCGGGTGCACCGATGGTATGCGGCGCGTTTCGGTGCGGCCTACCCGGCACTGCGCTCGGCGCGCGACGGGATCGACCGCTACCTCGTGGCCTGCACCTGCGTCGGCATCGACGTCGCCGATGGGGCGCTGTACGTGCCCGACAGCCTGCAGGACCTGGCCGACGGCATTCTGCGGATCAACCCGCGTCATGCGCTGCCCGACCTGTTCCGCGCCAAGGCCGCGAGCTACCAGGCGCGTTGGCCGTGGCTCCAGGTCATCGCGCCCGATGCGGCACCAGCTTGAAGGACGGACGGCAGAATTCACCGTTCCGACCGGCGCCGTTGCATTCGACGCTCGACGCCACACCCCGTTTTCCCAAGGACATCCATGACCGATCTCTCCGCCTTCCCCATCACCCGGAAGTGGCCTGCGCAAGACCCCGACCGTCTCCAGCTCTACTCGCTGCCCACGCCCAACGGCGTGAAGGTGTCGATCCTGCTGGAAGAACTGGGCCTGCCCTACGAACCGCACCTGGTGAGCTTCGAGACGCAGGACCAGATGTCGCCGGCCTTCCTGTCGCTCAACCCGAACAACAAGATCCCGGCCATCCTCGATCCGCACGGGCCGGGCGGCCAGCCGCTGGCGCTGTTCGAATCGGGTGCCATCCTGGTGTACCTGGCTGAGAAGACGGGCCGCTTCATCCCGCAGGACGCAGCCGGCCGCTACGAATGCCTGCAGTGGGTGATGTTCCAGATGGGCGGCATCGGTCCGATGTTCGGCCAGCTCGGCTTCTTCCACAAGTTCGCCGGCAAGGACTACGAGGACAAGCGTCCGCGCGACCGCTACGTGGCCGAGTCCAAGCGCCTGCTCGGCGTGCTCGACAAGCACCTGGCCGGACGCGACTGGATGATGGGCGCGGACTATTCGATCGCCGACATCGCGATCTTCCCGTGGGTGCGCAACCTGGTGGGCTTCTACGACGCGCGTGAGCTGGTGGGATTCGATGACTTCCCCCATGTCGCACGCGTGCTCGCCGCCTTTGTCGCGCGCCCGGCGGTGGCGCGCGGGCTGCTGATTCCCAAGCGCGGCTAGGGCCTGTTCTGTGCGCCTTGGCCTACACGGCAAAGCGCGAACCGCTAGCAATTTAGTTCGCATGCGGCGGGCACGCTTGCCGCTTCTGATTGCTTTCGTTGTATGTCCATGCGCCCATCCCGTTGTTTTCCCCCCGCGTCGATCGCGCGGCCGCTCCCCCTGTATGCCGTGCTGATCGGCACGCTGCTCGGCCTGGGCGGTTGCGGTGGAGGCGGCGGTGGTGGCGGGGGAGACAGCCCAGCCGCTGCTTCGCCCGTGGCGCCCACGGTCGAAGCCACCGTCCAGTCGTCGGTCGACGAACTTCCCTCATCCAGCTATCCCGCAGGCTCGGGCGAGCTTGCCGCGTGGACCTATGTCCAGGCGGCACGCACGCAATGCGGCTTCGGTGCGCTCGAACAGAACACCCGGCTCGACGCAGCCTCGCGTGCCCACGGCAACTACCTGCTGGCCGAAGGCAGCGACGGCAGGTATGCCACCGGCCACGACGAAGCCAACGTCAACAACCCGTTCTATACCGGCGCGCTGGCGACCGACCGCGCCCAGTTCGCGGGCTATGGCCCCTCCGTCGTCGAGCTCCTGACCGCATCGACCGAGACCTACGTCTCGGCCAACCCCATGCCCCAGCCGACGGCAGCAGAGCGCGGCGAGCGCGACATGCGTTCGCTGCTCAACTCGGTCGCGCACCTGCGCGGCGCGATGGTGGCCGCGCGCGTCGGCGGGCTGGCAGCGGTCACGAAGGAAGAACGGAAGATCGGGTCGGACGGCCTGACGACGCTCGTGGTCAACCAGCGTCTGGGTGTGCTCCTGGGCCGCCAGGAAACGCTTCCGCTGCTCGGTGCCGGCAAGGTGGCGAGCTACCCCTGCGAGGGCAGCGTCGACATCGACTACGCCTTTGCGCCGGCGACCGAGGAACCCAACCCCTTCCCGCGGATCACCGACCCCACCGTGCAGATGGGGCCGCCGATCTACCTGCGCGCCGACGAGGGCGCCGAGCTCCACGTCACGAGCTACACGCTCAAGGACAGTGCGGGCACCGTCGTGCCCGTTCGGACCAATGCGGTGCCGCAGAGCGGCCATGAGTTCTTCATGGTCCCGCGGGGCCAACTGACGCCCGACGCGCGCTACAGCGTCGACCTTCAGGGCACGGCGAACGGCGCGAACTTTCACCAGCGCTTCGACTTCCGAACGCGCTCCTGAGGCGCGCGGCCCGTCGCGGCGCCGACTGACAACGCGCCTCGGCCTGCGGTGCAAAGATCAGGGATCGTTCACATCCCCGGAGCATCCATGAAGAAGATTCTTTTCGCCACGATCACCTCGCTCGCGTTGCTGGGCGGCGCCCACGCACAGGTCGGCAAGGCCGCCTCGGAGGCGACCGACGCGGCCAAGCACAAGATCGACGAGAAACGCGCGGACAACGAAGCGAAAAAGAGCGGCCCCGTGGGCAAGGCCGTCAACAACGTGAAGTCCGGCTACCACAAGAACCGCGCGCAGAACTCGGGCGAAAAGGCCAAGAAGGCGCTGAAGAACGCGGGGTGATTTGGCTCTCCCCGACGCGCACCGCGCGGTGCGCATCGGGACGAGGCCTCAGGCCGGCACGGCGTCGATGTTCGCGCGATCCCAGTGCCGATGCTTGGCGATGGCTGCGATGAAAGCCGTGGCGATGTCCGTCGCCGCGGTCGTGTCGCCGAGGTTCGTGACCGGCGTGTCGGCCACCACCACCCCCGCGGGCGCGGACGCCGGGTCGGGGCTCACGCCCACCAGCGACAATAGCGCCACGCCCTCGCCCACCGCGCAGATGGCCTTGCAGTGCTTGAAGGCCTCCAGGGCGAAGTGCAGCGCCTCGCCGTTCTGGCGCAGCGCCGCCGCACCGTCCTTGCCGGCCGGGATCAGCACCGCGTCGAACATGATCGAGGGCATGGCCGCGAAGGTCGCGTCGACCTCGATCTGTCGCTTCGACGCGCTCGCCACGGTCCCCAGGCGCGGCCCGATGACCTTGCATTGCGCACCGGCCGCTTCGAGCGCCTCGCGGATCGGCTTGAGCGAGGCCGAATCGACGCCGTCAGCGGCGAGGATTGCGATCTTGCGCGTCTTGACGGAACCGTCGCCCGTGTCGGCCATGCGCAGTGCGGGCGACTCTTCGATGGCCAAGGCCATGCGGTGGTCGCGAAAGCCCGGCCGTCCCGCCGCCGCCCTGGCGTCGGGCGCACCGATGCCCAGCGGCTCAGCCACGCGGCGTGCCAGCTTCTCGTCGACGTGCGCCAGGTTGTCGACCATGCGCTGGCGGATCGCGGGCACCTCGAGCTTCGACAGCTCGAAGCGGAAGGCCGCGACGATGTGTTCCTTCTCGGCCATGGTCTGGCTGTTGAAGAACAGGCGCGCCTGCGTGAAGTGGTCGTCGAAGGACGCACTGCGGCGGCGGATCTTCGGCGTCTCGATCTCTTCGGGGAAGGACTGGAAACCCCCGCTTTCGCCGTCGACCCGGTACTCCGCACCGCTGCCCAGCGTGTTCGGTTCGTAGGCGACCTGACCGCGCGCGATGGTCTGGCGGTGCATGCCGTCGCGCTGGAAGTTGTGGAAAGGGCACACCGCCTTGTTGATCGGCAGCTCGTGGAAGTTCGCCCCACCGAGGCGCGAGATCTGCGTGTCGGTGTACGAAAAGAGCCGCCCCTGCAACAGCGGGTCGTTGCTGAAGTCGATGCCCGGCACCACGTGGCCGGGATGGAAGGCCACCTGCTCCGTCTCGGCGAAGAAGTTGTCGGGGTTGCGGTCGAGCACCAGCCGGCCGATGCGCTGCACCGGCACCAGCTCCTCGGGGATCAGCTTGGTCGGGTCGAGCAGGTCGAAGCCGAGCGAATGCTCCTTGTCCTGCGGGATCATCTGCACGCCCAGTTCCCATTCAGGGAAGTCGCCGTTCTCGATGGCTTCCCACAGGTCGCGGCGGTGAAAGTCCGGGTCCTTGCCGGCGATCTTCTGGGCCTCGTCCCAGGCCAGGCCGTGGATGCCCAGCTTGGGCTTCCAGTGGAACTTGACGAAGTGCGACTCGCCGCGCGCGTTGACGAAGCGGAAGGTGTGGACGCCGAAGCCTTCCATCATCCGGTAGCTGCGCGGGATGGCGCGGTCGCTCATGGCCCACATCAGCATGTGGGTGCTCTCGGGCATCAGTGACGCGAAGTCCCAGAAGGTGTCGTGCGCGCTCGCGGCCTGCGGCATCTCGTGATGCGGCTCGGGCTTCACGGCATGGATCAGGTCGGGGAATTTCATCGCGTCCTGGAT
The sequence above is drawn from the Variovorax sp. J2L1-78 genome and encodes:
- the phnD gene encoding phosphate/phosphite/phosphonate ABC transporter substrate-binding protein, translated to MSADSLRFTTSGGRRDGSQAVWRALATVLLAVACQAGAWAQGGSAAPVPLRFGILPLGGAFESRNDWDPVLADLSRAVGRPIRVLSVTSYEALEQAIQRNEVDMAFLSGRMALDAVTQRGMRVVAQVTRHDGLPGYRALLLTRKTGPFTTLKGLLAEPERWRLARGESRSVSGFIVPQLQLFLPNHIAMETRFLSEVVGTHQFTALAVANGEADVATNNSADFERFRLQFPAEAARLQVIWESDIIPHAQIVVRRDDPPEFRRKVQAFLVDYARSAGPRGDTERGYLKALHDLAGFVAADNSSLLPAATLAYQLAKQNANTAQWVNEAAKQARLQRIESSYAEQREALRAER
- a CDS encoding ATP-binding response regulator, with the translated sequence MNTETAPDSAHPPPWHWRVLHCLAHLSLAQQLILLAVLPATVATLAAIAVLTRQHLDNVTELMRANAQTVALQVATVAQGPLVHMDRRALLRIAQSGTYQPHVQQVQIWSDDGEIVANSETTDRARAEGLQVVVPVPAEDGRRAGQVMVEISLDAVERARRSVGINVILVLAAALFGVGLSGWWAARRISAPIGALGEAVDRLGAGEEASVAVEGTAEVRRLQSGFNQAAGALAESRRLLESRIADAIAELAHKNQQLEVASQAKTRLLAAASHDLRQPLHALTLFSDGLANGETDPVRLQRIGHIRECVESLDRLFSELLDLSQLDAGVLQPQWSDFPLDRLFDEISRNFRAVAEAQNLRLVVRKTDVWVRCDYVMLSRILNNLVSNSLRHTHEGGVLIGARLRGNGVRIDVADTGVGIAAQHQSRVFEEFFQIDAHNRSGERGGRGMGLGLATVQRLAGLLNTCVELSSRPGRGTCVRVLVRRIAPVLTPPVIATPGLVDEAGPCLEGVRVLVIDDERTILEGLQVALSSWGAEVMAAQSRAEALALADTWTQPPDVVVSDLLLQGGDNGLDVLAALQRHPRGIGATTARLLVTGETKPDRLREVAASGVAVLYKPVSPRVLRQAMHAQLARARQNL
- a CDS encoding ABC transporter substrate binding protein translates to MTLLLPCLRALRVALWCLGPMCAVLFAHHATAVGLTVLLADDSAPHAEFARQMRATIDDAPVTIAVGMAAARAAIARPGVEPLLLAMLTQLDYESLRGDPGLLRADRRVGVLLRDPAMADQLALIDAVLPQKRRLGVVATVESAPLVRELERAAAGWDLKVQYAPDPTALAAALRLVVARSDALMVLPDRIGDSQAATLAVLHAGAGATLPVFGASDGLVRSGGLAAAVSTPTQLATQARAIVQKLQRGAGGVVLVEAATPATVRVNITVARGLGLRLPDERELTERVTAPR
- a CDS encoding ATP-binding response regulator — its product is MMRTSSRLLPPVRVPLHAMVDSPSERASLPDTVRPLQVRGSLRRDLLRLGIGPCAVLAVALTAWFTHGRLATLDAAFDAEGQAVAQQVAAMSDLSLYAGDLPALQNVANAALRGSQVARIEISNSAGVYVTAGPPAATAGTALRVFTAPVTLREASRASAFAPAGSTAGATPIGLVQAFRDSTAHARERTRSLMAGIGIALIALLAAWAAVRHMARAVAQPLRRISRTVAALEAGHFEARCDVVGEPIPVTSAAGQHELAALAGDINRLAERLQHNQQVSEERVREATAVALQRMAEAEQAALSRARFLAAASHDLRQPLHAMGLFIDGLLPSASEAQRPAVLRLQEGTAFMGVLLDDLLEISRLDAQVLTPAISALSLAALFDPVAAQHAAAATEAQVRLIWDDRGLAVRSDAALLQRIVSNLVSNAIRHAPPGGTVLVTARRRAGGVRIEVRDNGVGIAPIHQARIFEEFYQVANTERDRRQGFGLGLAICARIAALLGTRITLRSGLQAGSTFALLLPEVPLAHVAPPAPEPAAPAPMAGLRCLVVDDDPAILDGSRALLTQWGCHVDTADSVAAAIACLDMPGVAYDAVLCDLQLADEDDGMAVIDAARQLQPDALSVLVSGATGPEVLRRIRHGGVTLLTKPVAPAKLRALLSTRRRVG
- a CDS encoding nucleotidyltransferase family protein — its product is MSFDSDDFLAMARRNPVNVALLARLRALALPQCHLTAGCLFQAVWNLRTGRAADAGVKDYDVFYFDDSDLSWEAEDAAIRRVQAATADLGVTVEVRNQARVHRWYAARFGAAYPALRSARDGIDRYLVACTCVGIDVADGALYVPDSLQDLADGILRINPRHALPDLFRAKAASYQARWPWLQVIAPDAAPA
- a CDS encoding glutathione S-transferase N-terminal domain-containing protein — encoded protein: MTDLSAFPITRKWPAQDPDRLQLYSLPTPNGVKVSILLEELGLPYEPHLVSFETQDQMSPAFLSLNPNNKIPAILDPHGPGGQPLALFESGAILVYLAEKTGRFIPQDAAGRYECLQWVMFQMGGIGPMFGQLGFFHKFAGKDYEDKRPRDRYVAESKRLLGVLDKHLAGRDWMMGADYSIADIAIFPWVRNLVGFYDARELVGFDDFPHVARVLAAFVARPAVARGLLIPKRG
- the katE gene encoding catalase HPII — translated: MTPRNRAAAGRRPKASDGPNSKQLQLAGFTQETTSQLTTNQGLHIPDNHNSLKAGVRGPTLLEDFILREKITHFDHERIPERAVHARGAAAHGYFQVYKSMSQFSCADFLQDPAQKTPVFVRFSTVAGSRGSADTVRDVRGFAVKFYTQQGNYDLVGNNIPVFFIQDAMKFPDLIHAVKPEPHHEMPQAASAHDTFWDFASLMPESTHMLMWAMSDRAIPRSYRMMEGFGVHTFRFVNARGESHFVKFHWKPKLGIHGLAWDEAQKIAGKDPDFHRRDLWEAIENGDFPEWELGVQMIPQDKEHSLGFDLLDPTKLIPEELVPVQRIGRLVLDRNPDNFFAETEQVAFHPGHVVPGIDFSNDPLLQGRLFSYTDTQISRLGGANFHELPINKAVCPFHNFQRDGMHRQTIARGQVAYEPNTLGSGAEYRVDGESGGFQSFPEEIETPKIRRRSASFDDHFTQARLFFNSQTMAEKEHIVAAFRFELSKLEVPAIRQRMVDNLAHVDEKLARRVAEPLGIGAPDARAAAGRPGFRDHRMALAIEESPALRMADTGDGSVKTRKIAILAADGVDSASLKPIREALEAAGAQCKVIGPRLGTVASASKRQIEVDATFAAMPSIMFDAVLIPAGKDGAAALRQNGEALHFALEAFKHCKAICAVGEGVALLSLVGVSPDPASAPAGVVVADTPVTNLGDTTAATDIATAFIAAIAKHRHWDRANIDAVPA